One genomic region from Candidatus Thermoplasmatota archaeon encodes:
- the nikR gene encoding nickel-responsive transcriptional regulator NikR yields the protein MQVITRFGVSIEPELLHHFDQLIQRKGYTNRSEAIRDLIRDFIVKQKTMDPESESLGTLTILYDHHSSSLNERLLSIQHDHHESILTTTHIHIDHHTCLEILVLKGKTADIQRLSDTIQALKGIKHGELVITQRSF from the coding sequence GTGCAAGTAATTACACGTTTTGGAGTTTCAATAGAGCCAGAGTTGTTACACCATTTTGATCAACTTATACAGAGGAAGGGATATACGAACCGTTCAGAGGCGATCCGTGATCTCATTCGCGACTTCATCGTGAAACAAAAAACAATGGACCCTGAATCTGAAAGTCTTGGTACGTTAACGATCCTGTATGATCATCATTCGTCATCACTTAATGAGCGATTACTTAGTATACAACATGATCATCATGAATCAATTCTGACGACAACACACATTCATATTGATCATCACACCTGTCTTGAGATCTTAGTTTTAAAAGGAAAAACAGCTGATATTCAGCGGCTTTCTGATACCATTCAAGCATTGAAAGGAATAAAACACGGAGAACTCGTCATCACGCAGCGTTCTTTCTAA
- the larC gene encoding nickel pincer cofactor biosynthesis protein LarC, with amino-acid sequence MTVAYFDCFSGVAGDMILGALLDLGFEVSVLEQELKKLDISGYRLTVQKTTYHQIAGIDVSLEVQDPQSYRHFFDIKKLIEQSSLNESVKKTSIDIFYRLAEAERTVHNVSLEEVHFHEVGAVDAIIDIVGSVLGIHYLNIKKIYCSPLPLGKGFISCEHGVLPVPAPATVELLKNIPVYTDERRYELVTPTGAAIISTLATQFGSMPLMKIYRVGYGAGKTKSKYPHLLRVFLGELYQHPDKSIP; translated from the coding sequence ATGACAGTTGCATACTTTGATTGTTTTTCCGGTGTTGCTGGAGATATGATTCTTGGGGCATTGCTTGATCTTGGTTTCGAAGTTTCTGTGTTGGAGCAGGAGCTAAAAAAACTGGATATATCTGGATATCGGCTAACGGTTCAGAAAACAACGTATCATCAGATCGCTGGTATCGATGTTTCTCTTGAGGTTCAGGACCCACAGAGCTATCGTCATTTTTTTGATATTAAAAAACTCATAGAACAAAGTTCATTGAATGAATCCGTGAAAAAAACAAGCATCGATATTTTTTATCGTCTTGCAGAGGCTGAACGTACAGTTCATAATGTTTCTCTTGAAGAGGTTCATTTTCATGAGGTTGGTGCTGTTGATGCGATTATTGATATTGTTGGATCGGTTCTTGGCATTCATTATCTGAATATTAAGAAAATTTATTGTTCTCCGCTTCCCTTGGGTAAAGGTTTTATTTCATGTGAACATGGTGTTCTTCCAGTTCCAGCTCCGGCAACAGTTGAACTTCTGAAAAATATCCCTGTCTATACTGATGAACGAAGGTACGAACTGGTGACTCCCACTGGCGCCGCGATTATTTCCACGCTTGCGACTCAGTTTGGATCGATGCCGCTCATGAAAATCTACCGCGTTGGGTATGGTGCAGGTAAAACAAAAAGCAAGTATCCCCATCTCTTACGAGTCTTTCTTGGAGAGTTGTACCAGCATCCTGATAAAAGTATACCTTGA
- a CDS encoding nitroreductase family protein produces the protein MEFRDVIEQRKSIRSFSDQPVDEATLTYILECAQKAPSWANKQCWRFIVIRNKEIIQQVAKTSVVNHWVKTAPCLIIACGDPTESGVHNDMQYFLVDVAIAFEHLILAATDVGLGSCWIGGFDEQKIKDLLEIPKRIRVVAFSPIGYPSAKQSLREKAIKVLARTTTRKSLAEIVHYEKW, from the coding sequence ATGGAATTCCGAGATGTCATTGAGCAGAGGAAAAGCATTCGTTCTTTTTCTGATCAACCAGTTGATGAAGCAACCTTAACATACATTCTTGAATGTGCACAAAAAGCACCGTCATGGGCAAATAAACAATGTTGGCGTTTTATTGTAATTAGAAACAAGGAGATAATTCAACAGGTTGCAAAAACCAGTGTTGTGAATCACTGGGTGAAAACAGCTCCCTGTTTGATTATCGCCTGTGGTGATCCAACAGAAAGTGGTGTACATAATGATATGCAGTATTTCTTAGTTGATGTTGCAATTGCTTTTGAACATCTTATTCTTGCAGCAACTGATGTTGGTCTTGGGAGCTGTTGGATTGGGGGTTTTGATGAACAAAAAATCAAGGATCTCCTTGAAATTCCAAAGCGCATTAGAGTGGTTGCATTTTCACCGATTGGATATCCGTCTGCGAAACAGAGTCTGCGAGAGAAGGCAATTAAAGTTTTAGCACGTACAACCACACGGAAGAGTTTAGCTGAAATTGTTCATTATGAAAAATGGTAA
- a CDS encoding YbhB/YbcL family Raf kinase inhibitor-like protein, whose product MMRIQPSTINLLILISLFIILSGCTTKETPDVKTLSVSSSAFINWGPIPRVYTCDDKDISPPLSFSNVPENVSSFVIFMDDIDTPSEDFVHWIIWNIPRNVTYLSAGQTTMYPQGTNDFGTIGYRGPCPPSGTHRYSFTVYALDTMLSLNAGATKKEVQEAIKGHIIAQGQIIGRYTAE is encoded by the coding sequence ATGATGAGAATACAACCTTCTACCATCAATCTTTTGATACTCATATCACTTTTCATCATACTTTCAGGATGTACCACTAAAGAAACACCAGATGTCAAAACCCTCTCAGTTTCAAGTTCTGCATTTATCAACTGGGGACCAATACCTCGTGTATATACCTGTGATGACAAAGATATTTCACCGCCCCTCAGTTTTAGTAATGTCCCTGAAAATGTATCAAGCTTTGTTATTTTTATGGATGACATCGACACACCATCTGAAGATTTTGTCCATTGGATCATCTGGAATATACCCAGAAATGTTACCTATCTGTCCGCTGGTCAAACAACCATGTACCCCCAAGGTACAAACGATTTCGGAACAATCGGATACCGAGGACCCTGCCCACCCTCAGGAACTCATCGTTATTCATTTACGGTTTATGCTTTAGACACCATGCTTTCTCTTAACGCTGGCGCTACAAAAAAAGAAGTTCAAGAGGCAATCAAAGGTCATATCATCGCCCAAGGACAAATCATAGGAAGGTATACCGCTGAATAA
- a CDS encoding deoxyhypusine synthase: MVKNQLSISITRGDTMNYEKKELLKEKIEHIDIKAFNAVPLIESFEKMSFQARNLARACKIVDMMMQDKNCTTILCLAGSLFSAGLKNVVVDMIQCNMVDAIVSTGAIIVDQDFFEGLGFHHYRGEIRSDDTKLQQLHIDRIYDTFIDEDDLRECDMTTKRIADQMKPGAYSSREFIYEMGRYLESHGKNPESVVLAAYRHQVPIFCPAFSDCSAGFGLVFHQHEKKKDYVAIDSVKDFRELTELKIKSQETGLIMIGGGVPKNFVQDTVVAADILGVNAPMHKYAVQLTVADERDGGLSGSTLKEAHSWGKVDTGFEQMVFSEATLSFPLLVSYVYHKGNWKKRTAKKLYTMFR, from the coding sequence ATGGTAAAAAATCAACTCAGTATTAGTATCACTCGGGGTGATACCATGAATTATGAAAAAAAAGAGCTGTTGAAAGAAAAAATCGAACATATCGATATCAAAGCATTTAATGCAGTTCCTTTAATAGAATCATTTGAGAAGATGTCATTTCAAGCTCGGAATCTTGCCCGTGCATGTAAGATTGTCGATATGATGATGCAGGATAAGAATTGTACGACGATTTTATGCCTTGCAGGATCGTTATTTAGTGCTGGGTTGAAAAATGTGGTTGTTGATATGATTCAATGCAATATGGTTGATGCGATTGTTTCAACAGGCGCGATTATTGTTGATCAAGATTTTTTCGAAGGTCTAGGTTTTCACCATTATCGAGGAGAGATTCGCAGTGATGATACCAAACTTCAACAGTTGCATATCGATCGGATCTATGATACTTTTATTGACGAGGATGATCTCCGTGAGTGCGATATGACAACAAAAAGGATCGCTGACCAGATGAAACCGGGTGCGTATTCATCACGAGAGTTTATCTATGAGATGGGCCGATACCTTGAAAGTCATGGGAAAAACCCTGAATCTGTGGTGTTAGCAGCATACCGTCATCAGGTTCCAATTTTCTGCCCTGCATTTTCTGATTGCAGTGCAGGGTTTGGATTAGTGTTCCATCAGCATGAGAAGAAAAAAGACTATGTTGCGATTGACTCAGTAAAAGACTTCCGTGAATTAACTGAATTAAAAATCAAATCACAAGAAACAGGTTTGATCATGATTGGCGGTGGTGTGCCGAAGAATTTTGTACAAGATACGGTAGTTGCAGCTGATATTCTTGGGGTAAATGCACCGATGCATAAATATGCAGTGCAGCTGACAGTTGCTGATGAGCGAGACGGCGGTCTTTCTGGATCTACACTCAAAGAAGCGCATTCCTGGGGAAAGGTCGATACTGGATTTGAACAGATGGTGTTTTCAGAGGCGACCTTATCATTTCCTCTCTTAGTTAGTTATGTGTATCATAAAGGGAATTGGAAGAAACGAACCGCGAAAAAACTGTATACAATGTTCCGGTAA
- the larE gene encoding ATP-dependent sacrificial sulfur transferase LarE → MQRILQEKLSNLKTTLKQLHRVAVAYSGGVDSTFLITVAYEILGSDVVAITVVSPMYTSQECLQAQKYAKTLGIQHIMIKNDILKNKHVVNNSKNRCYYCKRDLFKKIQEVARKNNISTILDGSNADDHFDYRPGQKALDELGVLSPLRDVGLTKQEIRQLSKQYHLTTWALPADACLASRFPYGVQITKRRLQQVYRAETYLKQLGLTIVRVRYHEDIARIEVEQKDFPIILRNAADISNYFKRIGFHYSTLDIQGYRRGSMNEVLENDEKTIA, encoded by the coding sequence GTGCAGAGGATACTACAGGAAAAACTTTCAAATCTCAAGACAACGTTGAAACAACTACACCGAGTCGCAGTAGCATATTCCGGCGGTGTTGATAGTACTTTTTTAATCACAGTTGCCTATGAGATTCTTGGCTCAGACGTGGTTGCCATCACGGTGGTTTCACCGATGTATACATCACAAGAATGTCTCCAAGCACAGAAGTATGCAAAAACTCTGGGCATTCAGCATATCATGATTAAAAATGATATACTCAAAAATAAACATGTTGTCAACAACTCAAAGAATCGATGTTATTATTGCAAACGAGATCTTTTCAAAAAAATTCAAGAGGTTGCACGAAAAAACAATATATCTACTATTCTTGATGGTTCGAATGCTGATGATCATTTTGATTATCGACCAGGACAAAAAGCGTTAGATGAACTTGGTGTTCTCAGTCCTCTTCGAGATGTCGGGCTCACAAAACAGGAGATCAGGCAACTCAGTAAACAGTATCATCTGACGACATGGGCTCTTCCTGCAGATGCATGTCTTGCCTCACGATTTCCCTATGGTGTTCAAATAACTAAAAGGCGGTTGCAGCAGGTATATCGTGCAGAAACGTATCTCAAACAGTTAGGATTAACAATTGTTCGGGTTCGGTATCATGAGGATATTGCACGGATTGAAGTTGAACAAAAAGACTTCCCAATTATTCTGAGAAATGCTGCAGACATATCAAACTATTTTAAAAGAATCGGTTTTCACTATAGTACGTTAGATATCCAAGGGTATCGAAGAGGGAGTATGAATGAGGTGTTGGAAAATGATGAAAAAACTATTGCTTGA
- the larB gene encoding nickel pincer cofactor biosynthesis protein LarB yields the protein MKKLLLDYKKGNVTLETVLDALKTLPYQDLDFAKIDTHRSVRKGFPETIYCTGKTIPQILKIMKTMIAHQTNILATKANEAIFSEVKKLYPSARYHELAKTIVIQQEKVKKKKGFILVLTAGTSDIPVAEEAVITAELMGSRVEKAYDVGVAGVHRLFELKDKIFTAEVIIVVAGMEGALASIVGGLTAKPVIAVPTSVGYGASFQGVAPLLTMLNSCAEGVVVVNIDNGFGAGYFASLIHR from the coding sequence ATGAAAAAACTATTGCTTGACTATAAAAAAGGAAATGTTACTCTAGAAACAGTGTTAGATGCTCTCAAAACCTTACCGTATCAGGATCTTGATTTTGCAAAAATCGATACTCATCGATCTGTGCGGAAAGGATTTCCTGAAACTATTTACTGTACTGGAAAGACAATTCCGCAGATTCTAAAAATTATGAAAACCATGATAGCTCATCAGACCAATATTCTTGCAACGAAAGCAAATGAGGCGATTTTCTCTGAGGTGAAAAAACTGTATCCTTCTGCTCGATACCATGAACTTGCAAAAACCATTGTGATTCAACAAGAGAAGGTAAAAAAGAAAAAAGGTTTTATCTTAGTTTTAACTGCTGGCACATCTGATATTCCTGTTGCTGAGGAGGCTGTGATCACTGCAGAGCTCATGGGAAGCAGGGTTGAAAAAGCCTATGATGTAGGTGTTGCTGGTGTGCACCGATTATTTGAATTAAAAGATAAGATTTTCACCGCAGAAGTGATTATTGTGGTTGCAGGTATGGAAGGTGCGTTGGCAAGTATTGTTGGTGGACTTACTGCGAAACCGGTGATTGCTGTTCCAACAAGTGTTGGATATGGTGCAAGTTTTCAGGGAGTTGCTCCGTTGTTGACAATGCTGAATAGTTGTGCTGAGGGTGTTGTTGTGGTGAATATCGATAATGGTTTTGGTGCAGGATATTTTGCGAGTCTGATTCACCGGTGA